A single genomic interval of Lucilia cuprina isolate Lc7/37 chromosome 2, ASM2204524v1, whole genome shotgun sequence harbors:
- the LOC111688748 gene encoding homogentisate 1,2-dioxygenase: MSDYKYMSGFGSHFSSEDPRCPNSLPEGQNTPQKRAYGLYAEQLSGTAFTAPRKENARTWFYRINPSAKHQPFQAYEKASKHLTHNWDEQKPNPNQMRWKPFDIPSGNEKVNFVQGLHTVCGAGDARCRHGLAVHVYLCNTSMENTAFYNSDGDFLIVPQEGVLDITTEFGKMKVSPNEICVIPQGIRFAVNVTGPTRGYILEVYDNHFHLPDLGPIGANGLANPRDFLTPVAWFEDRQVEGFQVVSKFQGHLFAAKQNHSCFDVVAWHGNYVPYKYDLAKFNVINSVSFDHCDPSIFTVLTCPSAKYGTAIADFVIFPPRWSVQEHTFRPPYYHRNCMSEFMGLILGRYEAKEEGFMPGGATLHSMMTPHGPDNKCFEGASNAKLQPERVAEGTQAFMFESSLSMAVTKWGEETCQKLDAKYYECWQALKNNFKLNN; the protein is encoded by the exons ATGAGTGATTACAAG TACATGAGTGGTTTTGGTTCTCACTTTTCATCCGAAGATCCCAGATGTCCAAACTCATTACCCGAAGGACAAAATACACCACAAAAGCGTGCATACGGCTTATATGCTGAACAACTGTCCGGTACAGCATTTACAGCACCACGTAAGGAAAATGCACGCACTTGGTTTTATCGCATCAATCCCAGTGCCAAACATCAACCATTCCAGGCATACGAAAAAGCCAGCAAACATTTAACTCATAATTGGGATGAACAGAAACCAAATCCCAATCag ATGCGCTGGAAACCATTTGATATTCCTAGTGGAAATGAGAAAGTGAATTTTGTTCAAGGTCTGCACACCGTCTGTGGTGCTGGAGATGCTCGTTGTCGTCACGGTCTGGCTGTTCATGTTTATCTCTGCAATACATCTATGGAAAACACAGCATTTTATAATAGTGATGGTGACTTCTTAATTG TCCCTCAGGAAGGAGTTTTGGATATTACAACTGAATTTGGTAAAATGAAAGTTTCTCCCAATGAAATTTGTGTTATACCCCAGGGCATACGTTTCGCTGTAAATGTAACAGGACCCACCag AGGTTATATATTGGAAGTTTACGACAATCATTTCCATTTACCCGATTTGGGACCTATCGGTGCCAATGGTTTGGCCAATCCCAGAGATTTTCTTACACCTGTAGCTTGGTTCGAAGATCGTCAAGTAGAAG gcTTCCAGGTAGTTTCTAAATTCCAAGGCCACCTATTTGCCGCCAAACAAAATCATTCATGTTTTGATGTTGTTGCTTGGCATGGCAACTATGTGCCCTACAAATACGATTTGGCCAAATTCAATGTTATAAATTCCGTTAGTTTTGATCATTGTGATCCCAGTATATTCACCGTCTTAACCTGCCCTAGTGCCAAATATGGCACTGCTATAGCTGATTTTGTTATCTTCCCTCCCAGGTGGTCGGTGCAAGAGCATACTTTTAGACCACCTTATTATCATC GCAACTGCATGAGTGAATTCATGGGCTTGATTTTGGGTCGTTACGAAGCCAAAGAGGAAGGTTTTATGCCCGGTGGTGCCACTTTACACTCCATGATGACACCTCATGGACCCGATAACAAATGCTTTGAGGGTGCTTCTAATGCTAAATTACAACCCGAACGTGTGGCTGAGGGTACTCAAGCTTTTATGTTTGAATCCTCTTTAAGCATGGCTGTGACCAAATGGGGTGAAGAGACTTGCCAGAAATTGGATGCTAAATATTATGAATGCTGGCAggcattgaaaaataattttaaattaaataattaa